A genome region from Chitinivorax sp. PXF-14 includes the following:
- the merA gene encoding mercury(II) reductase: MTTLKITGMTCDSCAAHVKEALEKVPGVQSAVVSYAKGAAQLALDPGTAPDALTAAVSGLGYKATLADAPPTDNRTGLLDKVRGWMGATDKGSDGERPLQVAVIGSGGAAMAAALKAVEQGAKVTLIERGTIGGTCVNVGCVPSKIMIRAAHIAHLRRESPFDGGIPATAPAIDRSKLLAQQQARVDELRHAKYEGILDGNPAITVLHGEARFRDAQSLAVHLNDGGEREVAFDRCLVATGASPAVPPIPGLKGSPYWTSTEALVSDTIPERLAVIGSSVVALELAQAFARLGSKVTILARSTLFFREDPAIGEALTAAFRAEGIEVLEHTQASQVAHVNGEFVLTTARGEILADKLLVATGRIPNTRSLALEAAGVAVNAQGAIVIDKGMRTSTLHIYSAGDCTDQPQFVYVAAAAGTRAAINMTGGEAVLDLTAMPAVVFTDPQVATVGLSEQEAHHAGIETDSRTLTLDNVPRALANFDTRGFIKLVVEEGSHRLIGVQAVAPEAGELIQAAALAIRARMTVQELADQLFPYLTMVEGLKLAAQTFSKDVKQLSCCAG; the protein is encoded by the coding sequence ATGACCACGCTGAAAATCACCGGTATGACCTGCGACTCGTGCGCGGCGCACGTCAAGGAAGCCTTGGAGAAAGTACCCGGCGTGCAGTCGGCCGTCGTGTCCTACGCCAAGGGGGCGGCCCAGCTCGCCCTTGACCCCGGCACCGCACCGGACGCGCTGACCGCCGCCGTGTCCGGACTCGGCTACAAGGCAACGCTCGCCGATGCCCCACCGACGGACAACCGCACCGGGCTGCTCGACAAGGTGCGCGGCTGGATGGGGGCCACCGACAAGGGCAGCGACGGCGAGCGCCCGTTGCAGGTCGCCGTGATCGGCAGCGGCGGGGCCGCGATGGCGGCGGCGCTGAAGGCCGTCGAGCAAGGCGCGAAGGTCACGCTGATCGAACGCGGCACCATCGGCGGCACTTGCGTCAATGTGGGCTGCGTACCGTCCAAGATCATGATCCGCGCTGCCCATATCGCCCATTTGCGCCGCGAAAGCCCGTTCGACGGCGGCATCCCGGCGACTGCACCTGCAATTGATCGCAGCAAGCTGCTGGCCCAACAGCAAGCACGCGTCGATGAGCTGCGCCACGCCAAGTACGAAGGCATCCTGGACGGCAACCCGGCCATCACCGTGCTGCATGGCGAAGCGCGTTTCAGGGACGCACAGAGCCTTGCCGTCCATTTGAACGATGGCGGCGAGCGCGAGGTGGCATTCGACCGCTGCCTGGTCGCCACGGGTGCCAGCCCGGCCGTCCCGCCGATTCCAGGCTTGAAGGGGTCACCCTACTGGACTTCGACCGAGGCCCTGGTCAGCGACACCATTCCCGAACGCCTGGCCGTGATCGGATCGTCGGTAGTGGCGCTGGAGCTGGCGCAAGCCTTTGCCCGGCTCGGAAGTAAGGTCACGATCCTGGCGCGCAGCACGCTGTTCTTCCGCGAAGACCCGGCCATCGGCGAAGCGCTGACGGCCGCGTTCCGCGCCGAAGGCATCGAGGTGCTGGAGCACACGCAAGCCAGCCAGGTCGCCCATGTGAACGGCGAATTCGTGCTGACCACGGCGCGCGGTGAAATACTCGCCGACAAGCTGCTGGTCGCTACCGGCCGGATACCGAACACGCGCAGCCTGGCGCTGGAAGCGGCGGGTGTCGCCGTCAATGCGCAGGGAGCTATCGTCATCGACAAAGGCATGCGCACCAGCACGCTACACATTTATTCGGCGGGCGACTGCACCGACCAGCCACAGTTTGTCTATGTGGCGGCGGCGGCTGGCACCCGAGCGGCCATCAACATGACCGGCGGCGAAGCGGTGCTGGACCTGACAGCCATGCCGGCGGTGGTGTTCACCGACCCGCAGGTCGCCACCGTGGGCTTGAGCGAGCAGGAAGCGCACCACGCCGGCATCGAGACCGACAGCCGCACGCTCACGCTCGACAACGTACCGCGCGCGCTGGCCAACTTCGACACGCGCGGCTTCATCAAGCTGGTCGTCGAAGAGGGCAGCCACCGGCTGATCGGCGTGCAGGCGGTCGCCCCGGAAGCGGGCGAACTGATCCAGGCGGCGGCGCTCGCCATCCGGGCGCGCATGACCGTGCAGGAACTGGCCGACCAGTTGTTCCCTTACCTGACGATGGTCGAAGGCTTGAAGCTCGCGGCGCAGACCTTCAGCAAGGACGTCAAGCAACTGTCCTGCTGCGCCGGG